Below is a window of Enterococcus gilvus ATCC BAA-350 DNA.
AACGAATGCCTGAGTGACGGTACCAATATCATACATTGCCAAAGTAACTGCCAGCGTCAATCCATTCAACGCAGAATAAACGATAAATCCACCAATTGCTAACGTGGGATTCTTTTGTGCTTTCACACCTAAAAAGATAACTAAGGCGATCTCAGCGATCCAGATTCCCCAAAAACCTAGCGGAAAATTATTGATAAAGTGTTCGACTTGACTGCTCCAAACATTCAATGTCATATATGAAATCACTGCACTAATACCGATTCCCATCGCTAGAAAGGCGTAAATCTTTCCATAAAAACGATTCAAGCCATAAACTTGTGTTTCTTGATTATTCATTCAAATCATCTCCTATATGTGCCTGTGGCGGTTTCACCATTACCACTGCATCTAAAATGCGTTTCTCTTCATTGTCGGTGGACTCCACCGCTTCAACAGAGATCGTAACAACATCTTTCATTTTATCCACTTTGATCACTTCAAACTCAAAGGTCAACGTTTCATAATGGAAAACTGGATCAATAAAATTGATAGAAAAATTCACGACATGAGAACCCGGTCCTGGTAAATGTTTTGAAATCGCACTTGTTATGATCCCCATTAACATAACCGATGGGACAAGTGGTTGTTCATATTCAGTTTCTTTTGCGTAATCATGTTGGATATACAAAGGATTGGCATCGTTTGTTAATCCTAAATATAAAAGAATCTGATTATCTTCGATTGATTCCGTTAACGATAACGAGTCACCTTCCTCAATTTCATCAATCGATTTGCCTATTTTCCGAGCTTTCATAGTATACAAATTCATTCCCTCCGTGTATTGTTCTACTCATTATT
It encodes the following:
- a CDS encoding MaoC/PaaZ C-terminal domain-containing protein, whose translation is MNLYTMKARKIGKSIDEIEEGDSLSLTESIEDNQILLYLGLTNDANPLYIQHDYAKETEYEQPLVPSVMLMGIITSAISKHLPGPGSHVVNFSINFIDPVFHYETLTFEFEVIKVDKMKDVVTISVEAVESTDNEEKRILDAVVMVKPPQAHIGDDLNE